The following coding sequences lie in one Zingiber officinale cultivar Zhangliang chromosome 2B, Zo_v1.1, whole genome shotgun sequence genomic window:
- the LOC122045967 gene encoding probable purine permease 11 isoform X1 yields the protein MAVDQALSVSRTTTTTSTIKKRWQRWLLVFLNIFFLLTGQTVATLLGRFYYNQGGNSKWMATLVQSAGFPILFIPLLLFPSNRQPPSPAAAATPPALRLKIALIYLGLGIIIGVDNLMYSYGLLYVPVSTYSLICATQLAFNAVFSYYLNSQKFTSCILNSVVLLTLSAAILGFNEAAETSGGVPKGKYVLGFMLTLGASATYSLILSLMQLSFQKVIRKETFTVVLEMQIYTSLVANCVAVVGLFASGEWKGLKGEMEGFEKGKVSYVMTLVWTALSWQLASVGIVGLIFVVSSLFSNVISTLALPVVPVFAVIFFREKMDGIKVVAMLLAIWGFASYMYQDYLDYRRAKKASEHVERLSDHGGGGGA from the exons ATGGCTG TAGATCAAGCACTGTCAGTGTCACGAACTACTACAACAACATCAACGATCAAAAAAAGATGGCAACGGTGGCTCTTGGTGTTCCTcaatatcttcttcctcctcaccggCCAAACGGTCGCGACCCTTCTCGGAAGATTCTACTACAACCAAGGAGGCAACAGCAAATGGATGGCCACACTCGTCCAAAGCGCAGGCTTCCCTATTCTCTTCATCCCTCTTCTCCTTTTCCCCTCAAACCGACAACCTCCTTCGCCAGCTGCAGCAGCCACACCTCCTGCTCTTCGCCTGAAGATTGCCTTAATATACCTCGGTCTGGGCATCATCATCGGCGTCGATAACTTGATGTATTCCTACGGTCTTTTATATGTTCCGGTCTCGACTTACTCTCTGATTTGTGCCACTCAACTGGCATTCAATGCCGTCTTTTCCTACTATCTGAATTCCCAGAAGTTCACTTCTTGCATACTGAACTCTGTCGTCCTCTTGACACTCTCCGCTGCCATACTCGGCTTCAATGAAGCCGCCGAAACCTCCGGAGGCGTTCCGAAGGGGAAGTACGTGCTCGGGTTCATGCTGACATTAGGAGCGTCAGCTACGTACTCGCTCATCCTCTCCCTGATGCAGCTCTCGTTTCAGAAGGTGATCCGAAAGGAGACTTTCACAGTCGTGTTGGAGATGCAGATCTACACCTCTCTCGTGGCGAACTGCGTCGCGGTCGTGGGCTTGTTCGCGAGCGGGGAGTGGAAGGGCTTGAAGGGCGAGATGGAGGGGTTCGAGAAGGGGAAGGTGTCCTACGTGATGACTCTGGTTTGGACTGCCCTCTCGTGGCAGTTGGCGTCGGTCGGCATCGTGGGGCTAATCTTCGTGGTGTCTTCTCTCTTCTCCAACGTGATCAGCACCCTCGCGCTGCCAGTTGTGCCGGTGTTTGCTGTGATCTTCTTTCGTGAGAAGATGGACGGGATCAAGGTTGTGGCGATGCTGCTTGCCATTTGGGGTTTTGCTTCTTACATGTATCAGGATTACCTAGATTACCGCAGAGCTAAGAAAGCTTCGGAGCATGTTGAGCGTCTCTCTGAtcacggcggcggcggcggcgcctgA
- the LOC122045967 gene encoding probable purine permease 11 isoform X2, whose protein sequence is MADQALSVSRTTTTTSTIKKRWQRWLLVFLNIFFLLTGQTVATLLGRFYYNQGGNSKWMATLVQSAGFPILFIPLLLFPSNRQPPSPAAAATPPALRLKIALIYLGLGIIIGVDNLMYSYGLLYVPVSTYSLICATQLAFNAVFSYYLNSQKFTSCILNSVVLLTLSAAILGFNEAAETSGGVPKGKYVLGFMLTLGASATYSLILSLMQLSFQKVIRKETFTVVLEMQIYTSLVANCVAVVGLFASGEWKGLKGEMEGFEKGKVSYVMTLVWTALSWQLASVGIVGLIFVVSSLFSNVISTLALPVVPVFAVIFFREKMDGIKVVAMLLAIWGFASYMYQDYLDYRRAKKASEHVERLSDHGGGGGA, encoded by the exons ATGGCTG ATCAAGCACTGTCAGTGTCACGAACTACTACAACAACATCAACGATCAAAAAAAGATGGCAACGGTGGCTCTTGGTGTTCCTcaatatcttcttcctcctcaccggCCAAACGGTCGCGACCCTTCTCGGAAGATTCTACTACAACCAAGGAGGCAACAGCAAATGGATGGCCACACTCGTCCAAAGCGCAGGCTTCCCTATTCTCTTCATCCCTCTTCTCCTTTTCCCCTCAAACCGACAACCTCCTTCGCCAGCTGCAGCAGCCACACCTCCTGCTCTTCGCCTGAAGATTGCCTTAATATACCTCGGTCTGGGCATCATCATCGGCGTCGATAACTTGATGTATTCCTACGGTCTTTTATATGTTCCGGTCTCGACTTACTCTCTGATTTGTGCCACTCAACTGGCATTCAATGCCGTCTTTTCCTACTATCTGAATTCCCAGAAGTTCACTTCTTGCATACTGAACTCTGTCGTCCTCTTGACACTCTCCGCTGCCATACTCGGCTTCAATGAAGCCGCCGAAACCTCCGGAGGCGTTCCGAAGGGGAAGTACGTGCTCGGGTTCATGCTGACATTAGGAGCGTCAGCTACGTACTCGCTCATCCTCTCCCTGATGCAGCTCTCGTTTCAGAAGGTGATCCGAAAGGAGACTTTCACAGTCGTGTTGGAGATGCAGATCTACACCTCTCTCGTGGCGAACTGCGTCGCGGTCGTGGGCTTGTTCGCGAGCGGGGAGTGGAAGGGCTTGAAGGGCGAGATGGAGGGGTTCGAGAAGGGGAAGGTGTCCTACGTGATGACTCTGGTTTGGACTGCCCTCTCGTGGCAGTTGGCGTCGGTCGGCATCGTGGGGCTAATCTTCGTGGTGTCTTCTCTCTTCTCCAACGTGATCAGCACCCTCGCGCTGCCAGTTGTGCCGGTGTTTGCTGTGATCTTCTTTCGTGAGAAGATGGACGGGATCAAGGTTGTGGCGATGCTGCTTGCCATTTGGGGTTTTGCTTCTTACATGTATCAGGATTACCTAGATTACCGCAGAGCTAAGAAAGCTTCGGAGCATGTTGAGCGTCTCTCTGAtcacggcggcggcggcggcgcctgA